In one window of Denticeps clupeoides chromosome 2, fDenClu1.1, whole genome shotgun sequence DNA:
- the LOC114784470 gene encoding coiled-coil domain-containing protein 106-like has protein sequence MSRRKGGSRAPFPERREEGWTGQDGMSLWQQAATCSPSLQIDSSSGRRRAWLKQECDAEGGEWADAMTSGVASDVEQDNTLSSAVSTATSLEGLPPSVLLTITRLQCLLESREERIQALESQVEDLQQDRKFLRSQIENLTSCRSGAAQEVSAPKAGKSQYSDSKLRKRQREASPSSFSSESGSDVSASSAASRTSTDLKKRRHHKERRRGKKGKDYCRKRATGVQYVVHRYKQVLSAFTKKKSMTGAFRHYGIDRNTIANTAPIAELHLAAKESLALVGQFRPGEETLVSFAQKCALVIDTDEELSKKIEQMKATGQLLPITAKRPRPQPAAS, from the exons ATGTCGCGTCGGAAAGGCGGCAGCCGAG CTCCGTTCCCCGAGCGGCGGGAGGAGGGCTGGACCGGACAGGACGGCATGTCCCTGTGGCAGCAGGCCGCCACCTGCTCGCCGAGCCTGCAGATCGACTCCAGCTCGGGCCGGAGGAGGGCGTGGCTGAAGCAGGAGTGCGACGCCGAGGGCGGCGAGTGGGCCGACGCCATGACGTCGGGCGTGGCCAGCGACGTGGAGCAGGACAACACGCTGAGCAGCGCCGTGTCCA CCGCCACGTCTCTGGAGGGACTCCCCCCGAGCGTCCTGCTCACCATCACCAGGCTGCAGTGTCTGCTGGAGAGCCGGGAGGAGCGCATCCAGGCGCTGGAGAGCCAGGTGGAGGACCTGCAGCAGGACCGCAAGTTCCTGCGCTCTCAGATCGAGAACCTGACCAGCTGTCGCAGCGGCGCCGCGCAGGAAG TCTCCGCCCCCAAGGCCGGCAAATCGCAGTATTCCGACTCGAAGCTCCGGAAGAGGCAGCGGGAGGCGTCGCCCAGCTCCTTCAGCAGCGAGAGCGGCTCCGACGTGTCCGCGTCCAGCGCGGCGTCCCGGACGTCCACCGACTTGAAGAAGCGGCGCCACCACAAGGAGCGGCGGAGAGGGAAGAAGGGGAAGGACTACTGCAGGAAGAGAG CCACCGGCGTGCAGTACGTCGTCCACCGATACAAGCAGGTGCTGTCCGCCTTCACCAAGAAGAAGAGCATGACGGGCGCCTTCCGCCACTACGGCATCGACCGCAACACCATCGCCAACACCGCGCCCATCGCCGAGCTGCACCTGGCCGCCAAGGAGTCGCTGGCGCTGGTGGGACAGTTCCGTCCCGGCGAGGAGACGCTGGTCAGCTTCGCCCAGAAGTGCGCGCTGGTCATCGACACGGACGAGGAGCTGAGCAAGAAGATCGAGCAGATGAAGGCCACGGGCCAGCTCCTCCCCATCACGGCCAAGAGGCCGCGGCCGCAGCCCGCCGCCTCGTAG
- the anxa13 gene encoding annexin A13, whose amino-acid sequence MGNCQPTIFPYEDFDVVADIKAIRKACKGLGTDEQAIIDILAYRCAAQRMAIKQAYFEKYDDELVEVLKSELSGNFEKAILAMLDPPHVYAAKELRRAMKGAGTDEDVLVEILCTASNAEIASYKETYTQVHDRDLESDIEGDTGGNVKRLLIALLQGTRDEGYEVDEGLAEQDALALFEAGEARFGTDEVTFSHILATRNYLQLQATFKAYEALSGTEILDAIESETSGTLKDCYITLVRCAKNPQLYFARRLNAAMKGAGTDEDTLVRIIVCRSEIDLETIKDMYLEKYDVSLKDALSSECSGDFKRLLLAVCH is encoded by the exons ATGGGGAACTGCCAG CCCACCATCTTTCCCTACGAAGACTTCGACGTGGTCGCCGACATCAAGGCCATCCGCAAGGCGTGTAAAGGACTGG GGACGGACGAGCAGGCCATCATCGACATCCTGGCCTACCGCTGCGCCGCACAGAGGATGGCCATCAAGCAGGCCTACTTCGAGAAGTATGACGAC gAACTGGTGGAGGTTCTGAAGAGCGAGCTCTCGGGGAACTTTGAGAAGGCCATCCTGGCCATGCTGGATCCTCCACACGTCTACGCCGCCAAGGAGCTGCGCAGGGCCATGAAGGGCGCTGGGACCGACGAGGACGTTCTGGTGGAGATCCTCTGCACAGCCTCCAACGCG GAAATTGCTTCTTATAAAGAGACGTACACTCAAG TCCATGACCGAGACCTGGAGTCGGACATCGAGGGGGACACCGGCGGGAACGTGAAGCGCCTGCTGATCGCCCTGCTGCAG GGAACCCGAGACgaggggtacgaggtggacgaGGGCCTGGCGGAGCAGGACGCTCTCGCCCTGTTCGAG GCCGGAGAGGCGCGGTTCGGAACGGACGAGGTCACCTTCAGCCACATCCTGGCCACCAGGAACTACCTGCAGCTCCAGGCCACCTTCAAGGCCTACGAGGCG ctCTCCGGAACCGAGATCCTGGACGCCATCGAAAGCGAGACCTCCGGCACGCTGAAGGACTGCTACATCACGCTGG TGAGGTGCGCCAAGAACCCGCAGCTGTACTTCGCCCGGAGGTTAAACGCCGCCATGAAGGGAGCCGGGACCGACGAGGACACCCTCGTCCGCATCATCGTGTGCCGCTCCGAG ATCGATCTGGAGACCATTAAGGACATGTACCTGGAGAAGTACGACGTGTCCCTGAAGGACGCCCTGAGCTCGGAGTGCAGCGGCGACTTCAAGCGCCTCCTGCTGGCCGTCTGCCACTGA